A genomic stretch from Primulina huaijiensis isolate GDHJ02 chromosome 14, ASM1229523v2, whole genome shotgun sequence includes:
- the LOC140957449 gene encoding SKP1-like protein 1B: MSSQKVIALKSSDGETFEVEEAVAVESQTIKHMIEDNCADTTIPLPNVTSKILAKVIEYCKRHVESAAKDSSDAVSTDKVVDDDLKNFDTEFVKVDQGTLFDLILAANYLNIKSLLDLTCQTVADMIKGKTPEEIRKTFNIKNDFTPEEEEEVRRENAWAFE, encoded by the exons ATGTCTTCGCAGAAGGTGATCGCGTTGAAGAGCTCGGACGGCGAGACATTCGAAGTGGAGGAGGCTGTTGCAGTTGAATCTCAGACTATAAAACACATGATCGAGGATAACTGCGCCGACACCACTATCCCGCTGCCTAACGTCACATCCAAGATCCTCGCCAAGGTGATTGAGTACTGCAAGCGCCACGTCGAATCCGCCGCCAAGGATTCCTCCGACGCTGTTTCGACGGACAAGGTCGTCGACGACGACTTGAAGAATTTCGATACTGAGTTCGTGAAGGTTGATCAGGGGACGCTCTTTGATCTGATTTTG GCTGCGAACTACCTAAACATCAAGAGTTTACTCGACCTCACTTGTCAAACTGTGGCTGACATGATCAAGGGGAAGACACCTGAGGAAATTCGCAAGACattcaacataaaaaatgaCTTTACTCCAGAGGAGGAGGAAGAAGTTCGCAGGGAGAATGCATGGGCGTTTGAGTGA
- the LOC140958080 gene encoding serine/threonine-protein phosphatase 7 long form homolog, translating into MATHLFGFVGIFVGLTIDGEAVTGVDLSRKVEEWQHICLDLLGFLSFAKHLKGGHLSMTALYDHCMSNLVNDDTSEVDVVKYTRCVSLMIIGGIMLPDYQGGSARLIFLQLLRDIDNVKSYSWGSAVLAFLYRELCNASRIEKTTMTGPLYILQIWAWSRIKCVNPDRGGLTLGVPPVDPDAFILVES; encoded by the exons ATGGCAACACATCTGTTtggatttgttgggattttTGTNGGCTTAACAATTGATGGTGAAGCGGTAACTGGAGTAGATTTGTCACGTAAAGTGGAAGAATGGCAACACATCTGTTtggatttgttgggattttTGTCATTTGCAAAACATTTGAAAGGTGGTCATCTGTCTATGACTGCACTGTACGATCATTGTATGTCTAACCTTGTTAATGATGATACTTCAGAAGTAGATGTTGTTAAATATACACGTTGTGTATCGTTAATGATTATTGGAGGAATAATGCTCCCTGACTATCAAGGAGGGTCTGCTAGACTAATATTTTTGCAACTGCTACGAGATATTGATAACGTGAAGTCTTATAGTTGGGGTAGTGCAGTATTAGCATTTCTATACCGTGAGTTGTGTAACGCATCACGTATAGAGAAGACAACAATGACTGGACCTTTGTATATCCTGCAG ATATGGGCATGGAGCAGGATTAAATGTGTTAACCCCGACCGAGGTGGGTTAACATTAGGTGTACCTCCCGTTGATCCGGATGCTTTTATTCTA gTGGAAAGTTGA
- the LOC140957782 gene encoding chloroplast protein FOR GROWTH AND FERTILITY 2-like: MERAIYSNPMPSKFHSNSPFFRKHSRLYLPRKLAPCSSAPTCSPWLLLSESRPVSSISCNLHGLAFLSANCVETVLSSEDLPNGQEPKHDLLKKFVQKVSQQQKVFNAGTVILLSAICLTLFHHPALVSPAFASFPSAASGESAAVAAGGSLIRSELLSSAWTGLLAGCLHTLSGPDHLAALAPLSIGRTRMESAVVGALWGCGHDAGQLIFGLLFLLLKDRLHIEVIRTWGTRVVGLTLLIIGAMGIREASEVPAPHAATDDAECDFSRHEPLHNPTIGKMKIGFATFATGIVHGLQPDALMMILPALALPSRLAGAAFLFMFLIGTVVAMGSYTVFIGSCSQALKDRVPRITEKLTWASSLVAIALGVAILVSQFFGFSLY, from the exons ATGGAAAGGGCTATCTATTCTAATCCAATGCCTTCTAAATTCCATTCCAATTCTCCATTTTTTCGCAAGCATTCTCGACTTTATTTGCCCCGGAAACTTGCCCCGTGTTCTTCTGCGCCCACGTGTTCTCCGTGGCTTCTACTCTCTGAATCACGCCCAGTCAGTTCGATCTCCTGCAATCTCCATGGATTGGCTTTTCTTTCTGCGAATTGCGTTGAAACAGTGTTGTCTTCTGAGGATTTACCAAATGGGCAGGAGCCTAAGCACGATTTACTAAAAAAGTTTGTTCAGAAAGTATCTCAGCAGCAAAAG GTGTTTAATGCTGGGACAGTGATCTTACTATCCGCTATCTGTTTAACATTATTCCACCACCCAGCACTCGTTTCACCAGCCTTTGCGAGTTTTCCTAGTGCGGCCAGTGGAGAGTCAGCAGCAGTGGCAGCTGGAGGTAGTCTCATTCGCAGTGAATTATTGAGCAGTGCATGGACTGGCTTATTGGCCGGTTGCTTGCACACATTGTCAGGTCCTGATCATCTTGCTGCATTAGCACCACTGTCAATAGGCCGCACAAGGATGGAAAGTGCTGTTGTTGGAGCCCTGTGGGGATGTGGCCATGACGCTGGCCAATTGATATTTGGTCTACTTTTTCTACTTTTGAAGGATAGGCTTCATATTGAGGTTATCAGAACTTGGGGAACAAGAGTGGTAGGCTTGACTCTACTCATAATTGGTGCAATGGGAATCCGGGAAGCTTCAGAAGTCCCTGCACCACATGCTGCCACGGATGATGCTGAATGTGACTTTAGTAGGCATGAACCTCTCCACAACCCCACAATTGGAAAGATGAAGATTGGGTTTGCTACTTTCGCCACGGGGATCGTCCATGGTTTGCAGCCTGATGCACTGATGATGATCTTACCTGCACTCGCACTACCTTCTCGTTTGGCTGGCGCTGCATTTCTCTTCATGTTCTTGATTGGGACGGTTGTGGCTATGGGAAGTTATACGGTCTTTATAGGGTCTTGCAGTCAGGCACTCAAGGACAGGGTCCCTAGAATAACGGAGAAGCTCACATGGGCCTCTTCGCTTGTAGCTATTGCTTTAGGGGTTGCCATTCTTGTTAGCCAATTTTTTGGATTTAGTTTGTATTAg